The Armatimonadota bacterium genome includes the window ACGGCCGCCCCGAGCCCCGGCTCTTCGCCGCCGGCGAGGTAGCCCAGCGCCGGCACGTGCGCCGCCCGGGCCACGTCGCGCCAGGTGAGGGCGCGGGCCGGCGTCCCGCGGACGAAGAAGCGGCCGCCGTCCAGCACGACGTCCTCCGGGGCCGCCTCGAGCAGGTGAGCGGCGATGGCCACCGCCTTCGCCCGCACCCGCGCGGCGGCGCGCACGATGGCCCCGCCCGAGGCGACCAGCGCGCGGCTGGCAAAGGTGCCGCTCCCCTCCGGGGCCAGGTCGGTGTCCACCGGCGCCACCACCACCAGCTCCGGGTCGATGCCGAGCTCGTCGGCCAGGAGCTGGGCGAAGGCGGTCTCGTGCCCCTGGCCCTGGGAGGGCGAGGAGGCCCACAGCCGCACCGTGCCGTCGGGCTCCACCTGCACGCGCGCGCCGTCGTAGCCGCGCATGTCGGTCATGCCGCGCCGCAGGAAGGTGCGCGACCCCATCCCCGTGAACTCGGTGAAGACGCTGAGTCCGATGCCCACCCGCCGGCCGGCCGCGCGCGCTTCGGCCTGGGCCCGCCGCGCCCCCGCGTAGTCGAACGCCTCCAGCACCGCCGCCAGCGTCTCGTGGAGGCGGCCGCTGTCGTAGACCAGCCCCGCCGGGTTGGTATAGGGGAAGGCCTCGGAGGGGATCAGGTTGCGGCGCCGCACCTCGGCGGGGTCGAGCCCCAACCGCGCAGCCACCTTGTCCACCAGGCGCTCCATCACCCACGCCGCCACCGCCATGCCCACCCCGCGGTAGGCGCCCAGCGGCGCCTTGTTGGTGGCGACAGCCAGCGCGCGGCAGGCATAGGCCTCCACCCGGTAGGGGCCGGTGAGGATGTTGGCCGCGGTCACCGGCTCGATGGCCACGGTGAGCGGGTAGGCGGAGTAGGCGCCGGCATCCGAGCACAGCGTCGCCCGCACCGCCAGCAGCCGCCCCGCCGCGTCGGCCGCGGCCTCGGCCTCGACCCACACCTCGCGGGCCTGGGTCATCGTCAGCAGGTTCTCGTGCCGGTCCTCCACCCACTTCACCGGGCGGCGGAGCCGCTGCGCCACGGCGCAGGTGACCAGGTCCTCGGGGTAGAGCATCATCTTCGGCCCGAACCCGCCGCCCACGTCCGGGACCACCACCCGCACCTGCGCCGCCGCCAGCCCCAGCCCGCGGGCGACCGCCTCCTTCAGGTGGTGGGGAGTCTGGGTGGAGGCCCAGACGGTGAGGCGCCCCGGCGGGTCCCACGCGGCGGCCACGCCCCGTCCCTCCAGCGGCGCGCCGGCCACCCGGCTGTGGCGGAAGGTGCCGCGCACGACCACGGCGGCGCGGGCGAAGGCCGCCGCGACGTCGCCGGAGGCCACCTCGCGCTCCAGGAAGCGGTTGCCGGGGACGTCGGGGTGCAGCTGCGGGGCATCCGGGGCGAGGGCCGCGTCCAGGGAAGCCACCACCGGGAGCGGCTCGTACGTCACCGCCACGCGCTCGGCCGCGTCCTCGGCCACGTAGCGGTCGGCCGCGGCCACCACGGCCACGGGCTCCCCGACGAAGCGCACCACCTCCCGGGCGAGCGGCGGCCAGCTGCCGCCGCGGTAGCGGGCATCGCGCAACGCCGCGGTGATGGGGGCGAGCGCCAGGTCGGCGGCGGCGAAGACGGCGACCACCCCGGGGACGTCCAGGGCCGGTGCGGCGTCGATGGCGCGCACGCGGGCGTGGGCGTGCGGGCTGCGCACGAAGGCCAGGTGGAGCATGCCGGGCAGCGCCAGGTCGGCCAGGTAGCGGCCCTCCCCGCGCAGCAATCGGGGATCCTCGCGGCGCCGCACCGCCCGGCCGACCCAGGAGGTGGTGGCGGGCGCGCTCACCGGGGCCGGCCTCGGCGCCTCACAGGCCCAGGTAGGAGACGCGCACGTGGGGGTCGTCGAGCAGCTCGGCGCCGGTGCCGGAACGCACGATCCGCCCGTGCTCCATGACGTAGCCCTGGTGGGCGAGCGGCAGGGAGGCGTGGACGTTCTGCTCGATGAGCAGCACCGTCACCCCCTGGGCGTGGATCCGCCGGACCGTCTCCATGATGGCGCGCACCAGGGTGGGCTGCAGCCCCAGGGACGGCTCGTCGAGGGTGAGCAGCTCGGGGGCGGTCATCAGGGCCCGCCCCAGCGAGAGCATCTGCCGCTCCCCGCCGCTGAGGGTGCGGGCGAGCTGCCCCTGGCGCTCGGCCAGGCGCGGGAAGAGGTCGAAGACCTCGCGCAGGCGCTGCGCCTGCTGCGCCCGGGCCCGCGCCACGGCGGCGGCGACGAGCAGGTTGTCCCGCACCGTCATCTCCGGGAAGACGCGGGCACCCTCGGGGCTCACGGCAATCCCCAGGCGCACGATCTCGTCGGGGCGCAGCCGGTCGATGCGTCGCCCGCGCCACAGCACCGCCGGAGCGGAACCGCGTGGCCGCAGCAGCCCCACGATGGCGCGCAGCAGCGTCGTCTTGCCGGCGCCGTTGGGCCCGATGAGCACCGTGACCGTCTGCGGCCGCACCTCCAGGGAGACGCCGCGCAGCACCGTCAGGTCCCCGTAGCCCGTGGTCAGGTCGCGTACCTCCAGCACGGCGCGCCTCCCGCCCCGCCCTCAGGCGAAGGCCTCCCCCAGGTAGGCCTTCACCACCTGCTCGTCGCGCATGACCCGGGCCGGCGGGCCGTCGGCCAGCTTGCGCCCGTGCGTGAGGACCACGACCCGCTCGGCGAGCGTCACCACGGTGCGCATGACGTGTTCGATGAGCAGCAACGTCCGTCCCCGGGCCCGCACCTGCCGCAGCACCTCCACCATCTCGGCCGCCTCCGCCACCGTCAGCCCGGCCAGGTTCTCGTCCAGGAGGATCAGGCGCGCTCCGGTGGCCAGGGCGCGCGCCAGGTCGAGCCGCCGGCGTTCGGCGGTAGTGAGGCTGGCGGCGGGGGCGTCCGGTTTGGCCAGCCCGACCAGCTCCAGGCAGCGGACCGCCTCGGCGCGGGCCTCCCGTACCCCCAGGCCCCGGCCGTACATCGCCCCCACGGCCACATTCTCCCAGGCGCGCAGCCCCAGCAGCGGCTGGGGGATCTGGAAGGTCTTCACGATGCCCAGGCGGCAGACGCGGTGGGCGGGCAGCCCCGTGATGGGGCGACCCTGGAAGCGGATCGTCCCACCGGTCGGGGGGAGGAGGCCGGCGATCATGTTGAACAGCGTCGTCTTGCCGGCGCCGTTGGGCCCGATGACGGCCACCACCTCACCCTCGTCCACACTGAGGGAGACGCGGTCCACGGCCACCAGCGCGCCGAAGGTGCGCGTGACGTCCCGGCACTCCAGCAGGCTCATGTCACGACTCCGCCACCCGCCGTTCCGCCGGAACGGCGGGCCGGGCGCGGCGGCGCAGCCGCAGCCGCGCCAGCCCCACCACACCCTGCGGGAAGACGAGGGAGACGGCCATGATGACCAGCCCGATGATGATGAGGTAGGCGTAGAGCAACCGCGTGCCCAGGACCTCGGCCAGCACGACCAGCACGGCCGCGCCCAGGAGCGGACCGAAGGGCGTGCCCAGCCCGCCGAGGATCGCCATCACCACCATCTGGAAGGTGATGGTGGGGCCGAAGGCCTCGTTGGCGTTGATGTAGGTGAGCCAGTACCCCGCCGTCCCGCCCACCCAGGCGATGAGCACCGCGGAGAGGCAGTAGGCCCAGCGCTTGAGGGCCAGCACGTCGATGCCCGAGGCGGCGGCCGCCACCTCGTTCTCGCGGATGGCGCGCAACCCGTAGCCGAAGCGGGAGCCCTCCAGCCACAGGGAGGCGGCCAGCGCCAGCGCCAGGATGGCCAGCAGCACGTAGTAGAAGTACGTGGTCCCCGGGCCCAGCGGGAAGGTGATGCCGTGGCTCCCGCCGGTGAGGGTGAGGCCGGTCACGCGGTCGAAGGAGAGCGCCCCCTCGCGCAGCGCCTCGGCCAGGGCCAGCGTCCCCACGG containing:
- a CDS encoding branched-chain amino acid ABC transporter permease; amino-acid sequence: MRRLGLPAALVAGLALLPLVAGPYLVRLLAVIFMWGALASAWNLLAGYAGPVDLGPVVHYGLGGFTVAVLLTRAHWPFLPALAAAGVLAALVAYVVGTPTLRLRGAYFAVGTLALAEALREGALSFDRVTGLTLTGGSHGITFPLGPGTTYFYYVLLAILALALAASLWLEGSRFGYGLRAIRENEVAAAASGIDVLALKRWAYCLSAVLIAWVGGTAGYWLTYINANEAFGPTITFQMVVMAILGGLGTPFGPLLGAAVLVVLAEVLGTRLLYAYLIIIGLVIMAVSLVFPQGVVGLARLRLRRRARPAVPAERRVAES
- a CDS encoding ABC transporter ATP-binding protein, which gives rise to MLEVRDLTTGYGDLTVLRGVSLEVRPQTVTVLIGPNGAGKTTLLRAIVGLLRPRGSAPAVLWRGRRIDRLRPDEIVRLGIAVSPEGARVFPEMTVRDNLLVAAAVARARAQQAQRLREVFDLFPRLAERQGQLARTLSGGERQMLSLGRALMTAPELLTLDEPSLGLQPTLVRAIMETVRRIHAQGVTVLLIEQNVHASLPLAHQGYVMEHGRIVRSGTGAELLDDPHVRVSYLGL
- a CDS encoding xanthine dehydrogenase family protein molybdopterin-binding subunit — translated: MSAPATTSWVGRAVRRREDPRLLRGEGRYLADLALPGMLHLAFVRSPHAHARVRAIDAAPALDVPGVVAVFAAADLALAPITAALRDARYRGGSWPPLAREVVRFVGEPVAVVAAADRYVAEDAAERVAVTYEPLPVVASLDAALAPDAPQLHPDVPGNRFLEREVASGDVAAAFARAAVVVRGTFRHSRVAGAPLEGRGVAAAWDPPGRLTVWASTQTPHHLKEAVARGLGLAAAQVRVVVPDVGGGFGPKMMLYPEDLVTCAVAQRLRRPVKWVEDRHENLLTMTQAREVWVEAEAAADAAGRLLAVRATLCSDAGAYSAYPLTVAIEPVTAANILTGPYRVEAYACRALAVATNKAPLGAYRGVGMAVAAWVMERLVDKVAARLGLDPAEVRRRNLIPSEAFPYTNPAGLVYDSGRLHETLAAVLEAFDYAGARRAQAEARAAGRRVGIGLSVFTEFTGMGSRTFLRRGMTDMRGYDGARVQVEPDGTVRLWASSPSQGQGHETAFAQLLADELGIDPELVVVAPVDTDLAPEGSGTFASRALVASGGAIVRAAARVRAKAVAIAAHLLEAAPEDVVLDGGRFFVRGTPARALTWRDVARAAHVPALGYLAGGEEPGLGAAVTYDPPPAAFGNGAHAALVEVDPQTGVVRVLRYVVAEDCGPLLNPLLVEGQTHGGVAQGLGEALYEALRYDAAGQPLAATFMDYLLPSAAEVPPVEVHHLETPSPYTERGFKGVGESGTIGAVGCLANAISDALGRDVDVLPVTPALVLAWLRDRPEDEAADRRGPG
- a CDS encoding ABC transporter ATP-binding protein, translated to MSLLECRDVTRTFGALVAVDRVSLSVDEGEVVAVIGPNGAGKTTLFNMIAGLLPPTGGTIRFQGRPITGLPAHRVCRLGIVKTFQIPQPLLGLRAWENVAVGAMYGRGLGVREARAEAVRCLELVGLAKPDAPAASLTTAERRRLDLARALATGARLILLDENLAGLTVAEAAEMVEVLRQVRARGRTLLLIEHVMRTVVTLAERVVVLTHGRKLADGPPARVMRDEQVVKAYLGEAFA